In Providencia zhijiangensis, a single window of DNA contains:
- the tpx gene encoding thiol peroxidase, with the protein MSQTVKLKGNSISLAGTFLQAGSQAKPFTLVAKDLSEATLDTYQGKRKVLNIFPSVDTGVCAASVRKFNQLANGLDNTVVLCISADLPFAQARFCGAEGLDNVVTLSSFRSDFAQDYGVEMTTGPLKGLTARSVVVLDENDKVIYSQLVPEITEEPDYDNALNSLK; encoded by the coding sequence ATGTCACAGACAGTAAAACTCAAAGGCAATAGCATTTCACTTGCAGGTACTTTTTTACAAGCGGGCTCACAAGCTAAACCTTTCACTTTAGTCGCTAAAGATTTAAGTGAAGCAACCTTAGATACTTACCAAGGTAAGCGCAAAGTTCTGAATATTTTCCCAAGCGTAGATACCGGTGTTTGCGCCGCTTCTGTGCGTAAATTCAATCAATTAGCCAACGGTTTAGACAACACTGTTGTGTTATGTATCTCTGCTGATTTACCTTTTGCTCAAGCACGTTTTTGTGGTGCAGAAGGCTTAGACAATGTGGTGACATTATCTTCATTCCGTAGTGATTTTGCCCAAGATTACGGCGTTGAAATGACCACTGGTCCATTAAAAGGTTTAACGGCTCGTTCTGTCGTTGTATTAGATGAGAACGACAAAGTGATTTACAGCCAATTAGTGCCTGAAATTACTGAAGAACCTGATTATGATAATGCGCTAAATAGCCTGAAATAA
- a CDS encoding ATP-binding protein — protein MEQFTINFIVNFKLREYMSKCHYQGDMFESANTAAELYLMNKAAANYLAKKNRFTWDVLVKNGVKPRDLIIDILTSCCPVTQEQAQRVLSTLSHSLVSMMKENIIFTNVVNAKNHKPLFWAYVD, from the coding sequence ATGGAACAATTTACGATTAATTTTATTGTCAATTTCAAGCTACGTGAATATATGTCTAAATGTCACTATCAAGGTGATATGTTTGAATCCGCAAATACCGCCGCAGAACTTTATTTAATGAATAAGGCAGCTGCGAACTATTTAGCGAAAAAAAATCGTTTTACGTGGGATGTGTTAGTCAAAAATGGTGTTAAACCACGGGATTTGATTATCGATATTCTTACGTCTTGTTGCCCTGTGACCCAAGAGCAGGCTCAACGGGTATTAAGTACGTTGTCGCACTCGTTAGTGAGTATGATGAAGGAAAATATAATTTTTACGAATGTGGTCAACGCGAAAAATCACAAACCACTATTTTGGGCTTATGTTGATTAA